tcattataaaattataaacattCCATATTTGTTGTGACTAGCTGACTGCCATAGATAGTACAAGTATAAATTTGAATGACAATAAGCTTTTAGTTTGCAATAAAATGTTTGGATTTCACCTTATTTGTTGTGACCTACTTGAATGACAATAAGCTATTCCTATTGTTATGTAGGCACAAGCAGAAATTGTTTCCAAGGAGATCCACTCTATTGGCCTTAATCCTTCGTGTCCAAATCAGTTAGCATTCCATCTAGATGATGGCTGGTAGGTTGGCAAATTTATTGCTTTTCTTCCCTCTCAATGATGTATGACAGCATTTTGAGACTAAGCTTAGTGTGTTTCCTGCATGCCTGCTTTTTTTATTCAGCTACGTAGAATGTCCTATCGTTCGATTATGCACTAAGACTTTGTTTTGGAGTTGGGAAGGGTTTGAAGGGAGAGAGAGGATGCAGGGGGAGGAACTCCCTCACCTGGCTTGGGGGTTCTACTTTTCTCCATAAGACAAAAATCCCTCAATTTGGGGGTACTTGAAAATTGAATTGGATGAGGACTTTGGaggattttgatttatttttcttcaaatccTTTCCCTATTTAAAATACTcataaaagaaggaaaatacTAGTCAGTAGCCTTTCCCTCCTCTCCAAAAACACTCTCCCAATTAATGAGATCAGACGGATGTGAGTCCAATAGTTAGCAAATATAGAGAATTAAGTAAAAACTATAGGCCAACCATTAAGAGAGATTTAGAGGTAGATCCTTTATCTTTGAATTTAATTCATCATAGGGTATATGGCGTCATCTATGTTGCTGATTTCATCTAGTTAGAAGAGACTTGTATATTGTTTTGTTGGTGATGATGATGTCTACCATTAAGGAATACTCTTTTGATGTCAATACTCAGCAGTAGTTTAGTGCATCTAAAACAGttagtttttttattgaattttacGTGTCAAGGATAAATTGTTGCTTTAATATTTTCATGTAGGTCGGGCATTTTGGATATTAACAATTTTCAGGTTACACATATTCATTGTCCACCCCCAGCTTGGTTGTAAGTTTGTTAGTTGTCACATCCTAGATTTGCTTCATTGATATTTGCGAAAAGGCTTTGCCTAATAAATCTAACTATCGTATTCACTGTTTATTCTTTGTTAGAAATGATTCCTATGTTTCTCAAGATCAAATGGATTTAAGAAAACCTACATGGTTATCAACATGTTCGGTAAGAAACTTTTATTAATGTAATGTACCTTCTTTATCTGTAAGTTTTCTCTACAAAATCATTATTTAGTCATGTTGCCAAGCAAGTTGGTCAGTTTCTACTTATATATTGCTTGTGACAATGTTAATTTCAACTGTTTGGTCAGTTTCTATTAATACATGAAATGATTTTGTGTGTCAATCTAGTGCAGATCTATTTGGCAGGGTCACCGTTTGATCACGGCCTTCATATGTTAGATTTCTACCCGAGTATCAGCTCACCGAGTCACGTGGATTACAAGTAAGTCATTACAACGGTTAGAGCCATATATATTAGCCTAGCTCCCATTATTAACTTCAATGGAAAAACATATGGTGAAATGTATAGTACACCACACAAGTTAACCAGGTGTACATTTATATTGCTGAATTTAGTTCTCAAAACGTGTTGCAAGTTTTCTTTCTCAATAGTTTGATGTTTTCTTCTTTATAGGGAGGATATACAAGAATTTACCGGTCCAACCAAACAAAAGAATCACAATAGATTCATTCATTTACCTGAAGAAGTTTTGTCATGTGCTGCTCATCCTTTGTACAATGCCATCGTAGCGGGAACAAAGGTTTGTGTtgcaattttcaatattttaatcttGATTATAAACTACTCCATCCATAATCAGcttccttttcttcttttcttacaTGGTTGTTCAAGCGTATTAATTAGTTGAACCAAATACCATGATTATAAGCGACTGTGTCATTTCTGAAGCCTGATTATTATAAGTTTTCTTGGACTTTTTCCGACTTTTGTCTGTGTGCCATTCACACTTCAGCTTATCTTGATGTGTagtaatcaaaattcaaattaattctaGCTTGCAAATGATAAACGTGCATTACTATATTTGCCAACTTAATTCACTGTCTTGTCCCTAAGGTTGATTGATATTGTTGATTTCAGGAAACGTCTTTGCTTGTGATTTCCCAAAAACGTAAGTCATGCAAAGGAGAAGATTAGTCCCAAGCATTTGACAGATTTTTGTATAGTAGCAATAGCAATTGGAATGTCGTTTCTACAACCGAATTTACGGGTCCTAATATCTAACTCCCTAGAAATGCGCTTTTTTGGGATTCTTTTCTTGTCCAATAGTCGTATCAAATTTAAttcaaaatggaaaagaaaaaaatatgttcAAAATTGAGAGAATCTATAAGCATTGAAGATATGATTGCAAAGAATTTGCTGTATAATTCTTCAGGTTATTATTGATTGAAACATCATAAAGCATAATTGCAAATACAAAGAGCTCCaagtatatatatgatattCATATTCTAACAAAGCTAGGTTCAACATATCTAAGATGTgcagatattttattcatcaCTCATGCAAAAAAGGTAGGTGAAGTAGTGTTTTCATACCAAGTGTTTTGTGCAAATATGTTACAGTGTTTTGTACTTGGTTTGATTGTTTACTTACAATAGCCTCTCTTATTCCAAGGAAAGGAAGGGTACCCTAATATGACAAAATAGTTTCTTTCAAGCTAGGCTGTGATTGTATTTGTGAGTGAAAATGAAAGAGAAGTGATCCTCTTCATATTTTGTGTGGATGGAAAGactaagaaacaaaaaaaaatatacaagatttttaaatgattttttctacTATATAGTACTGAAAGGCCATTTCCTAGTTCAATGTGACATTTGTCTAACGGTCCCATTATCTTTTGTCTAACATTTTccaaaaagaatttttatttattttttataatcccAAATTTATaagacctattttttttttttttttttgaaacacaaatttATAAGACCTATGATTGCAAACCAAAGTTGTTTCCATGATGAATTATCAAAATAAGTTAAAGGATATTTGAATTGATAAGTAATGATCACAGAGTGTTTCCCTCATGCATCCAAGTCACTTTTAGAGAACTTTGTGGTTCCCTATTCCCTTTGGCAATGAAGTTAATTATTGTGAGTCCAAATAGTAAGGTACCTTTCATGACTTACACTTTACACTATGAATAATCCCTATGtcattttgattaaaaaaaatcccCATGTcattttgattaaaataatcCCTATGTCATTTGATGCATTTTATTATTTGGTCCCAATTGATagagaaataaatataattttttataatatttgcaATATACTCTCCTATGCAATTATAATTCGTTTTCTCTTTCTCTAGGTGGAACGATAATAGTTcaattaattttctattttttttaatagtgaaTGAAATTTGTGTAGGGGAATCTTAATAGGGTCTTATCGGGAGTGGATTGTCTTCGGTGAGAAATCCCTCCAGTCAAATCTtgacccttaaaaaaaataaaagagagaatttttaaaatcttcaatGGAGACAATCCATTCCCGGGTCTTATCTATCTCATGCACCTAGTTTTACACTTTCATTTGACATTTATagaaggaaaatgctaaagagTGTCCCGATGAACTAGTTAAGCTTATCAATAAGGAAATTATGTCTTGAAACTTATGCATTCAACAccttaaaagtataaaaaattactttacaaacattaattttatattttatttctatttttgctatgcttaacaagtgtatcaggcactgtttagcattttcttatattaaaacatcattaacattttaatttggaATTCATTGAACATTCTTCATTCTCCAAATACTACATGTAACCGCATATATAGTACAATCTTTCGCAGAACAATGTTGAGGCAGTGAGGCTGATGCAAATGTGGTCCTAAGCTTATTGTAGGAGTCCCTCATTGTCTTTTAATGTGGACAATTACCTGAACTCACAAAGAATGTACCACTTGAACTTGTGTAATAATATACATAAATACAAATGTATttgccaaaaataaataaattaaaatgataaacAAAAGGAAATGGACGATGTTATAGTGATTCCataatttaataattgtttttcttttacaaaatgaatttttttaaacaaccaagttaataattaattgttaatgttaatatttttctccTTTACCGTCTTAGCTCAAATCAGTTAAGCTATCCATGCTACTCACAATGCAATGTCCCTGCAAACTGAGCTAAACTCTCAGAACTTTTTTTCGCACCTATTTCAATATAtctctttaataaaattttaaaagtaatcaaTAAGGTTAACTAACCATTAGTTGATTCAGTgttgattgacgctgaacttggtagggaggatcacggttcgatcccccgcaactgcgatcggaagggggctggaaccacttgatgccagaactgaccctccgaaccagattaaattggttgtgaaagccaattttttttttaaaagtaatcatgagAGAAATTGAGATTACGAGAGAGATCAAGAGGATCCAATTTCCTTGTGAAAAAacccttcatttttttttgacaacgggaaaatcatatcattttattatataataaattgtTAATACAAGACAATATCAAATCAAAAACATGGCGACGAGACGAAGAAAATGGCTGCTTTAACTAATGTGTGAGCAATCATATTCACTTGTCGCTTTGTGGACTTCACCTGAAAACCGAAATTTAAAGAACCTTCACTTTTGAAAACTACTAGTATAATTCAAAACATGGCATATGAGGACCATTATGTAATTTAAAACGCTGTCCCATGCCCTCTTTCATCACTTGATACCCACAATGACAACCTGTCTCATATATGTGATTCAATGTTTGCAGTGTttagttatttttctttctcctttTTCCCAACATAACTTCACCTTTACGCCTCAGCACCATTCACATTcaattctatttttaatttgaacaaTATTGACCTCACCCAACATAATTGCACTGTTATGGATCTGCAAAAGTAAATGATAAAGTTACTAcgttttttttatctttccaatTGACCAAGTTAAATGTTTTTGAAATTGTCCAATTTGAGCTCAATTCCATGAATTATGCATGTGATTATTATTCCCACTTGTTAAATTTTCCACTGACCCTTCCTTTAGGTATAAGCAATTGATTCAAGAGAAGGAACATTatgtattctttttaatttttttgtttgagagtcacattttttttttgacaaattttttgaCAGTTAACATTATGTATTCTTGTATGTTAGATACTAGGCAGATTATAtctaatatattattactaacctaatgttttaaaaattgtacCGAAAATGGAGATCGAACTAGTGAGACGGTTAAATTACGATTCAAATTGGTTCAATTACGGTAGAACTAAATgataataaaaactaaaatgttttaaaaaataaaataaaagaaaaagtaaaagtattttaaaaatgagtTGAACCAGTCAACCAAAAGCAGCTGAACAAGTTGAATCTACTTCAACCCAATTGTAATGTAATTGGGATCAAACCAATTAACGAACTAATCCATTCTCGATTTAACGGGTTGAACTAGTCGGTTCgatcatatttttaaaacattgacgATATCTTATCAGTTAACATGTTTTCAATATGAAAATGAACACACACATGCCATAACCATTAACTATGATGATTACACACAAAGTAACAATGAATCTTAAATCAACTTTGGTTCATAATATTCCCAAATTAAAAGCTAAAGCAGAGTTGATTACCTGTATATAGTGGTGAACATAGTGGAAATGGAACCTATGTTTGTACATAATCATGTGAAACAATGGTACCACTATCACTACCACCACCTATTGTGGTGAATTTTGGAATATATGGGCAAATTGGTAAATTAGCAAACACACTTCTAATGTAGTGATGTGTACACCTATGAAAGAGTCAAAATTTCATTCTCTCTTTTCCCTATTCTCTTCAAATTTTCACATCATCACATTCATACACTTTCATTCCATTAACTTTCTCAcaagaataaaaacaaaaacagttGAACTTACATATATAGCCTTAGAATcaaatccaaccgttgaatttaACACCACTTAACCACTTTGTTATTATCAACCATAAAGAAATAGTCTTTATCTTGTAGAAAATTTACATGTTccattttgttttgttcttttttctctGTTCTGTTTCATGGCTACAACTAGTACTTCTTCAACACAGGTTTTCAAAGACAACAACAATGGAAATTCTGAAACTACAAGACAAGAAATTAAGGTTGCTATAGCTAAAGCAGTGGAGTTAAGAGCTCTTCATGCTTCTTTAATGCGAGGGAATAATAGTTCAGTAACTGCTAAATTTCCATCTCCTTCCCCTGTTTCACGCTCTGTTTCTCAGTTCTCTGCTCATGATTACCCTGTTTTCACACCTGTGAGAATTCCTTCTTTTCCTTCAGTTTTGATTTTCTTGCTCAATTGGGTATTCTAATTTATGTTCAATTCATTTCAACAAAGctatattgttaaaaaaaagttaccttTGGTTTTCTAGATTATGCATGAAATGTGATTGTTACTGCTTATCATGATAGGGACTGAACACAAAATACCTGAATTTATGAAATATACAATAATTCTCAGCTATGAAATTTATTGCTTCTTTATAGCTTGGTAGGTAGATGTCAATATGTCATTGTTGTTACAGTTACATTTTTATATGTTTGCTCATCCTTTCCCTATCTTATTTATTCTCAAAGAACACCAACCTTGAATGAGAAATTgatgtttttaactttttttgctTTAGTTTCCTTGTTATGTACCTTTTAAGGTTTAGTAAGTCTGAATTCTGAACTGAATCCTGTGGAAAATTCCTAATGATCATGTATTTTATACTTCTAACTTTATAATTGTTCTGAGATTTTTATCCATATTTATGCCTGTAACCTGTAGCCTGTATGAAGTACTTACCTAGAGTCGGATACTGAATACGACACCGACACGTCaaaaccaataataatttgagaaaatagaataattgaatgtaaccGCATGTGTCAGTGATATTTGGTTCACCAAtttgaagtgtcggtgctacctAGTCTCTAATTCCATAACTTCCACcccctaatttatttatttattttttactttgatgGATAATAAGTTTCTAAATGTGAGTATTATTGGCAGAGCTATGGAGATGACCCAATTATAGGGTACAGTCAAAACCACATGAAAAGCCTAACAATATCAGAAAGTTGGGATGAAAGAGGATCAGAAAACAGCATAGAAACCATAGCACAAGATTACAAGGAGAAACCAATTTCAAGAAAAGGGATACTAGTACCTTATGGTTTTACCAACAAAGAATCTCACATATGCCCTACTGATGACACCAAATCTGTAACTGGCTCATGTGCAAATCACATCACTGTTCTTCAAACATCGCCTACCAGTGAAAACTACAAGTATAAGAGAAGAAACAGTTTAGAGGATTATTCATCAGTTTCATCCTGCAATAAATGTAAGCCTGCAATCATAACTAGTGAATTGGAGAGTGCAAGGAACAGCAAGAGCTCAAATATTGTTGTTCCCGCCACAGATTCCCACTCATCGTTTCAGTCCGAAACTAAAAGCAAAGGGGTGATTTCGTGGTTGTTTCCTCGGCTGAAGAGGAAGCATAAGAATGAGAATTCTCCAAGTAGAGCGGAATCTGAGGATGTTTCTCAGGTTCTCAAGGACATAGGAATAATGTCAATTCAGGCATTGAAGAAAGAGCTGATAGAAGCGAACGAGAATCGAGATGTGGCTTTAGGGGAAGTTTCTGATATGAGAACTTCACTGGGGGAACTGAGACAGAAGATGGAGTATTTGGAGAGTTACTGTGAAGAGCTGAAGAAAGCTTTGAAGCAATCCATGCAGATGCAGGAAAGGGATTCTCAACTTTGTGAACAGATTAAGCTTAGTAATCTTCCTCAAAGAGGAAAATCAATTGATGAGAGTGTTGAAAATTCAATGCCGGTGAATGAGGAAGTAATGATAGAGGGATTCTTGCAGATAGTATCAGAGTCAAGATTATCAGTGAAACAGTTCTGTAAGAACCTTTTAAACACCATTGAAGAAACCGATCATTCTTTGACAGAAAATTTGAACTCACTTCTTCAACCGTATAAACTGTCTCTAAATTCCAAGTACTCAAAAGCAGTTCTATACCATTTTGAAGCTTTCATAAACCAATCTCTCTACCAAGACTTTGAGAATTGTGTTTTCCAAAAGAACGGCTGCTCGAAATTCATAGACCGACATGAAGATCGCCAAGCAAAATTCTCGTCATTTGTTGCCCTTCGAAATTTGAGCTGGAATGAGGTACTGAGAAAAGGAACAAAATATTACAGTGAAGAGTTTAGCAAGTTTTGTGATCAGAAAATGAGTTGTATTACCACTACTCTAAATTGGACAAGACCTTGGCCTGAGCAGCTTCTTCAAGCTTTCTTTGTCGCAGCAAAATGCATGTGGTTGCTACATTTGCTTGCCTTTTCTTTCAACCCACCATTGGGAGTTTTAAGGGTCGAAGAGAATAGAATCTTTGATCATCGCTACATGGAAGATATGTCTCCAAGGTCACAGGGTCCAAGCAAAGTTAAGATCATGGTTAATCCAGGGTTTTATGTTAAGGATAGGGTTTTGAGGTGTAAGGTTCTTTGTAGGTACAAATCTACAGCTTAAATAAAACTAGGAAATTTGTTTATTTCACTGTAAGAAGCAAAAAGTATGTGACAATGAATATTCGTTCAAATTGGTTTAATCTACTGCAAACTCATTTTTTTATGCTTGTCATTGAGTAGATGAAGATTCAGAAGTGTAATTGATAATtagcaaaattaaattattcttACTACTGCAAACAACATACTCATGTTCTTAAATAtggataatttattttaagagaAAGCATATTCAAAAAGCAGATAAATGCAGCATGCTAGAAGTTTTAAGCCTACCATGTGAAGCTTATCTCATGTGGTTGCTGTCATAATCCTATATCTCATACAATCGGTAAAAGATGAAGGAGACGAAATTAAACCCTCTTGTTTATGAGACATAGGTAGCAATGAATTAGATGAACTTACAACTAATTATCATTGTGTGTGTTGTCTATCCATTTTTTATACCGAACAAAAGAACCAGAGACATCTGGAGATagagaaaagcaaaaataaatcaacAGATAagttaactaactaactagtAGCAACTAGaaacttatgtataagctataatccattttttataaactatcttTGAGAACTTgtgaaaataaattgaaaacatcTTATGAACAatatcataagctattttcataagttcttccaAATAGTCTCCAAAAACTTATACCAatagataaattcaaataagttaTTTTAACAAGATTTACTGTTTTCAATACAAATAGACAGAGTATCAGATTGATTCATTCTTCAGGACTTTCACAAtctttataataattaattgaatgGCATTAGTGCCACTCATATACCAAAACCTTTGTCTTAGTCTATAATACATTTCCTTACATCAATATATTATGGCGATGGCAACAGGTGCTGAAAATGATGTTCACGCACGAGGATACAACTGTAATTGGTATGTAAAATGATCAATCACGTAGATATCAGCAACGCAACTTAGGATATGATTGTCTTCTCCATTAATAATGAAATGTAGACATCAAAGTGATACAGTATTAGGACGGAGATGAACTTTCACCCTCACTCCACCAAAAGCTAACTGACAAACTGGTAGTTAAAGACCGCACATAGTGCCACCATTTTGGCGGGATGTATAACATTTCACCTTCCTCTAAAATACAGTCTACAAATTCCAGGTCTTGCACCTTAGGAAACTTCCTTTCGTCTACATCATCTAAATCAACCttcaaaaaatacaaaatgtccAGTTAGCAGGGAGACAGATTTcagaaaagataaaaaaaagcAATAATACAAATGAAACAAACACCTAATTATATGAATGCATAGGGAATGGATGGCACGTCTTATTCCTTCACATGAAACTTTACAATTGATACCACAATTCACTTTGCAATAAGCAGAGTCACGGGTTTAAAAATATTCCATACCCCACATATTGTATAGGTAAACTGAAAAAGTATTCTGGCATCATAAACAGATATAAGACGGAAACATTTAGGTTTGTAATAAATTACAAGTCTATACATACAGTGGAGTGGAGAGTAagaaatatataagaaaaaatgttGAATTAACGAAATATTTCTACAGTTGTTTGGCCATTCAAATGGATTGTAGTGATAATGATATTTTTCCAAGCAAATGCATACATAAGTAGAATGCACagaaaattattcaaatataCAGTTCGAAAAACTAAATACCTGGCTGGAATTGCTAAGCATGGTTTCCGAGTAGGGGAAAAGTTCCTCAGACACAGATGCCGGATAAAGCCTAATGTATTTTTTCCCAACAACCTGGAAGTGTAAAAAAGACAATAATCTCTGTTAAATAAATTATTCCATGGTGCACATATATCATTTTCATATCTGCACCAATAATATAAGCAGAATTTTACAAACAATTTAAATAACTGGAACATTATAAAAACCACAATGTCATCCTCATGTATCACAGGTTTCTCTTAAAATTAGGCGtggaaaaatctgaactttgtATTTATCTTGCTGGAATTGCACCACCTATGCCATGCCATGCCAGGTTGCCAGCTATAATGTGCATATTTAGAACCATAATAACACATTTATAATCTAGATAAGAAGCATGAAAAGCTGGCTCGGAATTAGTATTGATCGAAGTTGGACTCATGGGACCTCTATTTCAATAATAATTGTTAACAAGTGCTGAAAAGAAACAAGAGCCATAACAGCAAGGGATTTCTAACATGATTTTCTTCTCGGGCAGGGCCCAGGGGGCACTGAAGGTTAAACAAGCAGCTTTAATTTGCAATTGTTCAATATAACTATACAGCTGAAATACCTGTGCTAGTATGTTATGATGTGGATCATGGTGTAGTGGTGTTACTGTTCCAGCTGGACCAAACCAAGCATTGAGAAATCTTAGCTCTCCTCCACCAGCAAAACAATAGTCAGGAATAAAAATATCTCTCCGAAGCTCATTTATCTGCCAATTCAATAGTGTCAGAAACTGAAACTAGCAGTACAAGTCCTGAACTTGCATGTCAGAATAACAAGAGTTGGAGTTGTATACAAAATAAATCTAAACTTTGAATACCTGATCAAATAATGGATGCTGAGCAAGATATGTCGGACCACCAGGAGAACAGCTATGAGACCTTATCCGCTCAAGAAACTCCGAAAATGTAACTAGCTCTTGCTTCCAATCTGCACATAAATAGTTTTTCCCAACCTGCAAGAATGCCGCACACTTACCCTTTTCTTCCAatatttacttaaaaaaatgcataaaatcCACTCGAcactattcttctttttttcaggTTGTGTGAATTTCcagtataaatataataaacaaattcaacaaCCTttccatcacaaaaaaaaataaattacaagacGCAACGGGACATAAATACAAACAGTGCTAGAGATAACATCCAAATTACAGTGTAAAGATTTACGGTACTGCAATTACAATTAACATTCACAATCACATGAAGCAAATCTTTCAACTTTAATCTCATGCATTTCCAGTTCAACAAACTTGGTGGCTAAAACAGAATCGGCCAGGAATTGTCACAGAATAGGGGTGGGTGGGGGTGAGGTCTTCACTCACCAACTGTTGCAACCAAAGTAAATTGTTTATTCATTTGTTAGATGTATAACAGGGTAAAGGTTCTATATTTCTACATAGAACATTTTTAAGACTATACAATCAGAGATATTTAAACGGATTAGCACACAAAGCAAGAGATAAATTGCACTAAAGTATGTTCCCAATGATGATTTCCTAGTGGACGAGTTCACGACAAATTTTGGATGCATGAAGATATAAATTTATCTATTTACAAAGAGGGGATGAGAAATATATAAGTTATGATTAAGATGACAATTACATTGTCAATGCAATTAAAGGTTCAAAGTGTATTAAGTTTGTGTTTGTCTATAAAGTGTCCAATGTAGACTTTTCACCTGAATTTCCTCACAATACTTTTCTTTATAGTCGTACAGTTTTactatttttacaaaaaacggtCCATAAATTTTCCAAAATACTAGTAAGAATGTTATTTAAGAAAGATTACCAAAAAAGAACTTATTTCATAATATACCTTTGAATCTAACAGCTAATGAACATATATGACCTACGATTGAGTTAAGTTACATTTTTGTATTGTTAATTAAGATGAGTGTTTAATGCAAAGGATTTGAGTTTCAGTGGAGAAAATTGTCAACCAGCTATCTGTTTTTAAATGTAACCAGTTTAGAAACTATATCTGTATACATTTGTTCTTCAAAGAAGAGGAGCTATCATGCATTATAATTACCTCAACCGGAACAGTGCGGTCACCAGCAACTCTGAGCAAGTAATCTATGTTATTCCAGTTTTTCTTGGCTGGCCAGTGTGCCATACAATCACTGATGATAACTGGGGTGCCAGACAGGTAATGATCTTTCAGGAATTTCTCCAGCGACAGGCCGGACCTCTTCACCACAAGCTTAGATGCAAGGGACTTAACAGGTAAAAGTTGGAGCACCTACAGTGCACAAGCTATAAAGTAAACGTTAGAAGGGACATTAAGCAAATGCAGCCATAACATAATCATCTTACTAATGGCTTCAcgacccaaaaagaagcataaaCGAGCAACCTAAGGCTGTGTTTGGATATATAACGAAAAGTGAAACTGAATAAAAGGGGATTCTTTTGAGTGGAGTATAATGGAATAAGATAAAATAGAATTATAGAATAAATTACAATCTaccatttcatttttaaaatattataatgatTAAATTGAGGAAAATTACTGCTTCATTCCAATCCAAATGATGGAGTTCATTACAAATCCATTTCATTTGCATcagttttcatcaatccaaatATGGCATAAGAAAAACTCTGCCAAATTCCAATACTAAATATTCAATCTTGTATCATATTTGAGGGTGAGACACAAACACATGTTTTAATCACAGTTTAGACTTTGACACTTctattaaaaaatcaattacgCACATATTTGGATTCACTTTTGAGATACAAGATCGATTCCAGCCGCACA
This portion of the Trifolium pratense cultivar HEN17-A07 linkage group LG3, ARS_RC_1.1, whole genome shotgun sequence genome encodes:
- the LOC123913489 gene encoding IRK-interacting protein-like: MATTSTSSTQVFKDNNNGNSETTRQEIKVAIAKAVELRALHASLMRGNNSSVTAKFPSPSPVSRSVSQFSAHDYPVFTPSYGDDPIIGYSQNHMKSLTISESWDERGSENSIETIAQDYKEKPISRKGILVPYGFTNKESHICPTDDTKSVTGSCANHITVLQTSPTSENYKYKRRNSLEDYSSVSSCNKCKPAIITSELESARNSKSSNIVVPATDSHSSFQSETKSKGVISWLFPRLKRKHKNENSPSRAESEDVSQVLKDIGIMSIQALKKELIEANENRDVALGEVSDMRTSLGELRQKMEYLESYCEELKKALKQSMQMQERDSQLCEQIKLSNLPQRGKSIDESVENSMPVNEEVMIEGFLQIVSESRLSVKQFCKNLLNTIEETDHSLTENLNSLLQPYKLSLNSKYSKAVLYHFEAFINQSLYQDFENCVFQKNGCSKFIDRHEDRQAKFSSFVALRNLSWNEVLRKGTKYYSEEFSKFCDQKMSCITTTLNWTRPWPEQLLQAFFVAAKCMWLLHLLAFSFNPPLGVLRVEENRIFDHRYMEDMSPRSQGPSKVKIMVNPGFYVKDRVLRCKVLCRYKSTA
- the LOC123913490 gene encoding lysine-specific demethylase JMJ30; the protein is MSKTTASGVDSPCNDLKTPTLDTESPTLLHSISEQGGYAYVRMASLAAAGDIRAAEAVREMAWEQLHSGPWHSVLPVWRDAYSMACLHVAKHHYGNGEFKEALKALDMGIIMGGNLLRKDLDSAIGKVSEKARSIRVSDGSYQDFGNSEHQLVDHDFDVSKVLQLLPVKSLASKLVVKRSGLSLEKFLKDHYLSGTPVIISDCMAHWPAKKNWNNIDYLLRVAGDRTVPVEVGKNYLCADWKQELVTFSEFLERIRSHSCSPGGPTYLAQHPLFDQINELRRDIFIPDYCFAGGGELRFLNAWFGPAGTVTPLHHDPHHNILAQVVGKKYIRLYPASVSEELFPYSETMLSNSSQVDLDDVDERKFPKVQDLEFVDCILEEGEMLYIPPKWWHYVRSLTTSLSVSFWWSEGESSSPS